A single region of the Salvia miltiorrhiza cultivar Shanhuang (shh) chromosome 8, IMPLAD_Smil_shh, whole genome shotgun sequence genome encodes:
- the LOC130998592 gene encoding uncharacterized protein LOC130998592, whose translation MDHTCHTDLNRTAPRQIPARVVGRYFARKLVGEGVVLKPKEMMSEMQRLFGIEINYSFALRARNIAIEMTYGDFGNSYQMLPSYLYMLRMSNPDTLYDLEMKDDGKFHHMFVALGQSVAAFEKGYLRSVIVVDGTHLKGRNDGILFVAVTKDGNEAIFPLAVGLGPIENDESWTWFFHRLRTCFGQPDDLLIVSDQHKSIRNAVECVYPNVPHELCYYHIQKNLAHYGQHVAAVFKAAAYSYRSDDFQRNFSALQLLKVNAHTRLDTIGVERWARSKCPVRRTSFMTSNAAEMMNSRLLWARRLPVASLIETYRAIMEKWFDRRRISAASRSHELTEVVEGKLHVAVEAGRQLAVRGTTTHMFSVEDDHAFYIVDLENRTCSCAQFDLDDIPCRHACAAIRRAGLQVTDFVGGYFKQSVLLATYMERIVPVPHPTYWNVPDEISAYVVKPPDITVHAGRPKLSRARSAVEGPPNSGPPNSGTPNSRPQVCSRCKGGGHNARRCKAQVGPLDLNVPVEGVEQPPDARRRRKKKCRICRSGTHTRNACPQNVGL comes from the exons ATGGATCATACCTGCCACACGGATTTGAATCGCACTGCCCCGAGACAGATTCCGGCGAGGGTTGTTGGAAGATATTTTGCACGGAAATTGGTAGGCGAGGGGGTCGTTTTGAAGCCGAAGGAGATGATGTCAGAGATGCAGCGCTTATTCGGTATTGAGATCAATTACAGCTTCGCTCTCCGTGCAAGAAACATCGCGATTGAGATGACGTATGGTGATTTTGGGAACTCGTATCAGATGCTCCCATCGTATTTGTATATGCTGAGAATGAGTAATCCCGACACATTATACGACCTTGAGATGAAGGATGATGGCAAGTTCCATCATATGTTTGTTGCACTTGGACAGAGCGTGGCTGCCTTTGAGAAGGGTTACTTGAGGTCGGTCATCGTCGTAGACGGGACCCATCTGAAGGGAAGGAACGACGGCATTTTGTTCGTCGCTGTTACAAAGGATGGGAACGAAGCAATATTTCCTCTCGCAGTTGGGCTTGGTCCTATCGAGAACGACGAGTCTTGGACTTGGTTCTTCCACCGACTGCGGACTTGCTTTGGTCAGCCGGATGATCTCTTGATTGTGTCTGATCAGCACAAGAGCATCAGAAATGCTGTGGAGTGTGTCTACCCGAACGTCCCTCACGAGTTGTGCTATTACCATATCCAGAAGAATCTCGCGCATTATGGGCAGCATGTAGCTGCAGTCTTCAAAGCAGCGGCATATTCCTATCGATCAGACGATTTTCAAAGGAATTTTTCTGCGCTTCAATTACTGAAAGTCAACGCGCACACACGCCTCGACACTATTGGTGTGGAGAGATGGGCCAGGTCCAAGTGCCCTGTACGACGCACGAGCTTCATGACGTCGAATGCTGCCGAGATGATGAACAGTAGACTGTTGTGGGCACGACGACTCCCGGTTGCTTCATTGATCGAGACCTATCGAGCCATTATGGAGAAATGGTTCGATAGGCGACGCATCTCGGCTGCATCGAGGTCACATGAGTTGACTGAGGTAGTAGAGGGAAAGTTGCATGTGGCTGTCGAAGCGGGTCGGCAATTAGCTGTTCGAGGGACGACGACGCACATGtttagtgttgaggatgatCATGCATTCTACATTGTCGATCTCGAGAATCGGACTTGTAGTTGTGCTCAGTTCGACCTGGATGACATTCCGTGTCGTCATGCTTGTGCCGCTATTAG GCGTGCAGGATTGCAAGTCACGGATTTTGTTGGAGGATATTTCAAACAATCCGTGCTGTTGGCCACATATATGGAGCGTATTGTTCCCGTTCCACATCCTACGTATTGGAATGTGCCCGATGAGATATCAGCCTATGTTGTGAAACCCCCGGATATCACGGTCCATGCGGGACGACCGAAGTTGAGTAGGGCTCGTTCAGCAGTTGAGGGTCCTCCTAATTCGGGTCCTCCTAATTCGGGTACTCCTAATTCTCGACCTCAAGTATGCTCACGTTGCAAGGGTGGAGGTCACAATGCCCGGAGATGCAAAGCGCAAGTGGGACCATTGGACTTGAACGTGCCGGTGGAGGGTGTCGAGCAACCACCCGATGCACGAAGGCGACGAAAGAAGAAATGCAGAATTTGTAGGAGTGGAACACACACTAGGAATGCATGTCCTCAAAATGTTGGGTTGTGA
- the LOC130996946 gene encoding putative F-box protein PP2-B12: protein MAVESSDDIYALPEDCIATALSLTSPKDACRLSAVASTFRSASQSDAVWGRFLPSDYRDIISRAVDGGDSLLAKFHSKKDLYLHLCDHPIVIEDGRKSFQLEKLSGKKCYMLSARDLYIVWGDTPQYWRFISIPESRFLEVAELLDVCWFEIRGKIKMSMLSSGTNYAAYLVYTCKTRLYGFDHQSADGYVGVSGRESEKRSVCLDPEGVQSQRYQIVPRRVGWFYHRLTQMRNPEAMLPEEETEQPKQRDDGWMEVELGECFVEEGQDGEMEVSVMEVKGGNWKSGIVVQGIEIRPKERK, encoded by the exons atggcGGTGGAGAGTTCTGATGATATTTACGCTCTCCCAGAGGACTGCATAGCCACCGCGCTGTCGCTCACCAGCCCTAAGGACGCTTGCCGGCTTTCGGCCGTCGCCTCTACATTCCGATCCGCCTCCCAATCCGACGCCGTTTGGGGCCGCTTTTTGCCCTCCGATTATCGAGACATTATTTCCCGCGCTGTCGACGGCGGCGATTCACTGCTTGCTAAATTTCATTCCAAAAAGGACCTCTATCTCCACCTCTGCGATCATCCGATTGTCATTGAAGATGGCCGCAAG AGTTTTCAATTGGAGAAGCTGAGTGGTAAGAAATGTTACATGCTATCTGCAAGGGACCTCTATATTGTGTGGGGAGATACTCCTCAATATTGGCGATTTATCAGTATCCCTGAATCCAG GTTCCTGGAGGTGGCAGAGCTCCTCGACGTTTGCTGGTTCGAAATAAGGGGCAAAATAAAGATGAGCATGCTATCTTCCGGCACTAATTATGCAGCATACCTGGTGTACACTTGCAAGACAAGGTTATATGGATTTGATCATCAATCCGCGGATGGTTATGTGGGAGTGAGTGGGCGCGAAAGTGAGAAACGTAGCGTTTGTTTAGATCCGGAAGGAGTGCAGAGTCAAAGGTATCAGATCGTACCTAGGCGCGTAGGGTGGTTCTACCACCGCTTGACTCAAATGCGGAACCCGGAAGCCATGCTACCGGAGGAGGAAACGGAGCAGCCGAAGCAGAGAGACGACGGGTGGATGGAGGTAGAGTTGGGGGAGTGTTTTGTAGAGGAGGGACAAGATGGAGAGATGGAGGTGAGCGTGATGGAGGTGAAGGGCGGAAACTGGAAGAGTGGCATCGTTGTTCAAGGGATCGAGATTAGACCTAAAGAGAGAAAGTAG
- the LOC130996952 gene encoding U11/U12 small nuclear ribonucleoprotein 35 kDa protein-like — protein MSRRGGGGDGGSSSSMSSVFYADEYHPIQAGSIDGTDILPHDNGVYRALLCSKAALYDPFGDPKVTGDPYCTLFVGRLSHLTTEDTLRKAMSEYGRVKNLRLVRNIVTGASRGYAFVEFETEKDMRRAYKDAHHTFIDDSEIIVDYNRQQLMPGWIPRRLGGGLGGKKESGQLRFGGRERPFRAPLKQIPFDDLKRLGIPPPPEGRYMSRFQIPSPPRRKRSSSSDLDEKEKRDSKQHRRARHSSSWRPSSRDRSRVDERRN, from the exons ATGAGCCGCCGCGGCGGTGGCGGAGAcggcggcagcagcagcagtatgAGTTCAGTATTCTACGCAGATGAATACCATCCTATCCAAGCCGGCAGCATCGACGGTACCGACATTCTTCCCCACGACAACGGCGTCTACAGAGCTCTCCTTTGCTCCAAAGCAGCCCTAT ATGACCCCTTCGGCGACCCTAAAGTCACCGGCGACCCTTATTGCACTCTCTTCGTCGGCCGTCTCTCTCATCTCACCACCGAGGACACTCTCCGCAAG GCTATGAGCGAATACGGTCGTGTCAAGAACTTGCGGTTGGTCAGGAACATAG TGACGGGTGCCTCACGTGGTTATGCATTTGTTGAGTTCGAAACTGAGAAGGACATGCGTCGAGCATACAAG GATGCTCATCATACTTTTATTGATGATTCTGAAATCATAGTTGATTACAATAGGCAGCAACTGATGCCTGGCTGGATTCCAAGAAGGCTAG GTGGGGGCCTCGGTGGCAAGAAAGAATCAGGGCAACTTCGATTTGGAGGACGAGAAAGACCATTCCGAGCTCCACT GAAACAAATTCCTTTTGATGACTTAAAGAGGCTGGGCATACCACCTCCTCCTGAAGGAAGATACATGTCGCGCTTTCAG ATCCCATCTCCACCGAGAAGGAAAAGAAGTAGCTCGTCCGACTTGGATGAGAAAGAGAAACGGGATAGTAAGCAGCACAGACGCGCTAGACATTCTTCTTCCTGGCGGCCATCATCGCGTGACAGAAGCCGTGTGGATGAAAGAAGGAACTGA
- the LOC130996962 gene encoding NADPH-dependent aldehyde reductase 1, chloroplastic, with product MASGDKQFPPQRQDAQPGKEHLMDPTPRAATADYKPADKLVGKVALVTGGDSGIGRAVAHCFALEGATVAFTYVKGQEDKDASDTLSMLSGAKHRDAKDPVAIPTDLGYDDNCRRVVDEVVNSFGRIDILVNNAAEQYEAGSVEEIDEPRLDRVFRTNIYSYFFTTRHALKHMKEGSSIINTTSVNAYKGNAKLLDYTATKGAIVAFTRGLALQLAQKGIRVNGVAPGPIWTPLIPASFTEEESASFGQQTPMGRAGQPHEVAPSYVFLACNVDSSYISGQVIHPNGGTIVNG from the exons ATGGCTTCCGGCGACAAACAATTCCCACCGCAGAGACAGGATGCTCAGCCAGGAAAAGAGCACCTCATGGACCCCACTCCCCGCGCCGCCACCGCAGACTACAAGCCAGCTGACAAGCTCGTC GGCAAGGTGGCGCTGGTGACCGGCGGCGACTCCGGGATCGGGCGCGCCGTGGCGCACTGCTTCGCGCTGGAGGGCGCCACGGTGGCCTTCACGTACGTGAAGGGGCAGGAGGACAAGGACGCGAGCGACACGCTCAGCATGCTCTCCGGCGCCAAGCACCGGGACGCCAAGGACCCCGTCGCCATACCCACCGATCTCGGCTACGACGACAACTGCCGCCGCGTGGTCGACGAGGTCGTCAACAGCTTCGGCCGGATCGACATCCTCGTCAACAACGCCGCCGAGCAGTACGAGGCCGGCTCTGTCGAGGAGATCGACGAGCCCCGCCTCGATCGGGTGTTCAGGACCAACATCTACTCCTACTTCTTCACCACCAG GCACGCGTTGAAGCACATGAAGGAGGGGAGCAGCATCATCAACACGACGTCGGTGAACGCGTACAAGGGGAACGCGAAGCTGCTGGACTACACGGCGACGAAGGGGGCGATCGTGGCGTTCACGCGGGGGCTGGCGCTGCAGCTGGCGCAGAAGGGGATACGGGTGAACGGGGTGGCGCCGGGGCCGATTTGGACTCCTCTGATCCCGGCGTCGTTCACGGAGGAGGAGAGCGCCAGTTTCGGGCAGCAGACGCCGATGGGGAGGGCGGGGCAGCCGCACGAGGTGGCGCCGTCGTACGTGTTTCTGGCTTGCAACGTGGACTCGTCGTACATATCGGGGCAGGTCATCCACCCTAACGGAGGAACAATCGTCAATGGCTGA